One window from the genome of Candidatus Thermoplasmatota archaeon encodes:
- a CDS encoding AI-2E family transporter → MTETLERAELRKTRRNFVLALLGALGVISFLMFRPFLTYVILGGVFVYVLWPAQLALTRVVRRPGAAAGILLVIVFTIVLAPLAFISFELARTVSSVLSEESPEGVLATIDESIARLATAFGLDPPPNGTSATALAGALAQTQAWLSGHLPDLLTVAALILLGFLVMAFVIFYGLIEGESIVQYVKSVMPLTEKQSKDLFEELRRTLDAVLYGQLVLSFAAGALGAVGYALFGIPQPIFWGFVTFVFALLPVVGAPVVYVPAALWLVSEGRSTEGIALLVYGFVFLNMIEHILRPRLVGEKAQMHPFLVLVGAIGGLEVFGFVGFIVGPIVLSLLVAVLNFWRKDYLPSYEAGKA, encoded by the coding sequence TTGACCGAGACCCTCGAGCGAGCCGAGCTCCGCAAGACGCGCCGCAACTTCGTCCTCGCCCTCCTCGGCGCCCTCGGCGTCATCTCGTTCCTCATGTTCCGGCCCTTCCTCACGTACGTCATCCTCGGCGGCGTGTTCGTCTATGTGCTCTGGCCGGCGCAGCTCGCGCTCACGCGCGTCGTGCGACGACCCGGCGCCGCGGCCGGCATCCTCCTCGTCATCGTCTTCACCATCGTGCTCGCCCCCCTCGCGTTCATCTCCTTCGAGCTGGCGCGCACGGTGAGCAGCGTCCTCTCGGAGGAGTCGCCTGAGGGCGTGCTCGCGACCATCGACGAGTCCATCGCCCGCCTCGCGACCGCCTTCGGCCTCGACCCGCCGCCGAACGGCACCTCCGCGACGGCGCTTGCGGGCGCGCTCGCGCAGACGCAGGCGTGGCTTTCGGGCCATCTTCCCGACCTCCTCACCGTCGCGGCGCTCATCCTGCTCGGCTTCCTCGTGATGGCCTTCGTGATCTTCTACGGCCTCATCGAGGGCGAGAGCATCGTCCAGTACGTCAAGTCCGTCATGCCGCTCACCGAGAAGCAGTCGAAGGACCTCTTCGAGGAGCTTCGGCGCACGCTCGACGCGGTCCTCTACGGCCAGCTCGTGCTCTCGTTCGCGGCGGGCGCGCTCGGCGCCGTGGGCTACGCGCTCTTCGGCATCCCGCAGCCCATCTTCTGGGGCTTCGTCACGTTCGTGTTCGCGCTCCTCCCCGTCGTCGGCGCCCCCGTCGTGTACGTGCCGGCCGCGCTCTGGCTCGTGAGCGAGGGCAGAAGCACGGAGGGCATCGCGCTCCTCGTGTACGGCTTCGTGTTCCTCAACATGATCGAGCACATCCTCCGCCCGCGCCTCGTCGGCGAGAAGGCCCAGATGCACCCGTTCCTCGTGCTCGTCGGCGCGATCGGGGGCCTCGAGGTCTTCGGGTTCGTCGGCTTCATCGTGGGCCCGATCGTGCTGAGCCTGCTCGTCGCCGTCCTGAACTTCTGGAGAAAAGACTACTTGCCGAGCTACGAAGCCGGCAAGGCGTGA